A genomic segment from Portunus trituberculatus isolate SZX2019 chromosome 14, ASM1759143v1, whole genome shotgun sequence encodes:
- the LOC123503629 gene encoding putative sodium-coupled neutral amino acid transporter 7 produces MSQGAVGDEVDGVVAIVAVVSSKKHNNNSPSPVKVVVPASPESEVEEDGVALLTDAESPAVRENGDLFASCQLLSDSFESGDGITWYKAVFLIVNAALGAGLLNFPRAFHEAGGVLSGNIVHVIFTTLALGSLIIIAKCGSERNCKTYQELVLDMCSLGWGMAASVFIAVYCFVTCITFIIIIGDQFDRAFASFLGSNFCHSWYLNRKFTMTISSLLLIFPCCLKRIDGLRYMSYVGVLSIWYLAAIIIAEFYTGNYEKGPISEFNVSWTQIFDVVPTICFGYQCHVSCVPIYSCLKDRNASTFSKACVSAVLVCLMVYTISANYGYLTFGSLVDGDVLLSYDARKIQVLLAVILLALKSWTTYPILMFCVREAIGDLYVQLRKISPVEAAISEPKRRRVIAVVLWAASILMALFTPNINIVVKLLGSLAAIFIFVFPGICLLQDTLGKRGNLIPFTWSRRMLVGVAMFYVVVGMFAFGLAFTLGVRHIIHPDSSQPLCI; encoded by the exons ATGTCTCAAGGAGCAGTGGGGGATGAGGTGGATGGAGTGGTTGCAATTGTGGCTGTTGTGTCATCCAAAAAGCACAATAACAATTCACCAAGCCCAGTCAAGGTTGTAGTGCCAGCCAGCCCTGAgtctgaggtggaggaggatggagtgGCTCTTTTGACTGATGCAGAATCTCCAGCTGTCAGGGAAAATGGAGATCTGTTTGCCTCATGTCAACTCCTAAGCGACAGTTTTGAGTCAGGAGATG GAATTACTTGGTACAAGGCAGTATTCCTCATAGTGAATGCAGCGCTGGGTGCAGGGCTGCTCAACTTTCCTAGAGCATTCCATGAAGCTGGTGGAGTTCTGTCTGGTAACATTGTTCATGTT ATCTTCACAACACTAGCCTTGGGATCACTCATTATCATTGCAAAATGTGGAAGTGAACGTAACTGCAAAACATATCAGGAG TTAGTTTTAGACATGTGCAGTCTTGGCTGGGGAATGGCAGCTTCTGTGTTCATTGCTGTGTACTGCTTTGTCACCTGCATCACCTTCATCATTATAATTGGGGACCAATTTGATAGAG CATTTGCATCGTTTTTGGGGAGTAACTTTTGTCACTCATGGTACCTGAACCGCAAGTTTACCATGACCATCTCATCGCTGCTGCTCATCTTTCCTTGCTGTCTGAAGAGAATAGATGGTCTCAGATATATGAG CTATGTTGGTGTTCTATCCATATGGTACTTAGCAGCCATAATTATAGCTGAGTTCTATACAGGGAACTATGAAAAAGGACCAATCTCTGAGTTCAATGTTTCCTGGACTCAG ATTTTTGATGTGGTGCCAACGATATGTTTTGGATACCAGTGTCATGTCAGCTGTGTTCCGATCTACTCCTGTCTCAAGGATCGGAATGCCTCAACTTTTTCAAAG GCTTGTGTGTCTGCTGTATTGGTTTGCCTGATGGTGTACACTATATCTGCTAATTATGGCTACCTGACCTTTGGATCTTTAGTTGATGGTGATGTCTTGCTGTCTTATGATGCAAGGAAAATTCAAGTTCTCCTGGCTGTCATCCTCTTGGCTTTAAAGTCTTGGACAACCTATCCTATTCTCATGTTTTGTGTCag GGAAGCAATAGGTGATCTGTATGTTCAGCTGCGCAAGATTTCACCTGTGGAGGCAGCCATCTCAGAGCCCAAACGGAGAAGG GTGATTGCAGTGGTGTTGTGGGCTGCTTCTATACTGATGGCCTTATTCACTCCAAATATTAACATTGTTGTAAAGTTGCTGGGCAGCCTTGCTGCCATATTCATCTTTGTCTTCCCTG gaataTGCCTGCTACAGGACACCCTAGGCAAGCGTGGGAATCTCATTCCTTTCACCTGGAGTCGGAGAATGCTGGTAGGTGTGGCAATGTTCTATGTAGTGGTGGGAATGTTTGCTTTTGGTTTGGCGTTCACCCTGGGAGTTAGGCACATCATTCACCCTGACAGTAGCCAACCCCTCTGTATATAA